A window of Methanobacterium sp. genomic DNA:
GTTTTCAGAGCATCTTCAGGCATTCTGATAATTGAACTTTCGTTTTCAATAGCACTGTCCACAGTGTAGGGTCCTCTGATGTCAAAAGTTTGATTTTCTACAGGTTGTTTCCAAAAAATTACATTACGGGCTGCGGGTTCAATTGATATTTTCCCCTCATCCACATGAACTGAACCCAACATGGTAAAAAGTACTGCGAACATGATCAACGCCGAAACTATCAGAGGGGAATGCATATAAAAAAATGATTTAAAGTTTCGAGACTTAGAATCAGGCCTTAAAATGGTCTTTATAGACGCTCGAATAATCTTAATCACATAATAAATGGCTATAATAATTCCAACAATGATTATGGCAAACCCTAAGTAGAGAGCCACGTATGAAGGGCGAATTCTGATGAAAAATACAAAGAAAAATCCTAATGTGGTCAGTGAGAGCCCTAAAACTCCCATTCTAATTGATTTTCCTAAGGAGTCGATCATGGTGATTCTACCATAACTGTTAGCCCGGTCCACAATGGTTCGCACCACTTCGGTAGCTACGATGTTAAGTTCGTATAGTGAGGACATGGTATGACTTATATTCCCAATATCTACTTCTTTAACCCGAACTCCCATCACGTCTGCGTCTAACACTATTCCCACATCTACACCATAATCATCCTCCAATTGGATGCTTTTGAGGAAAGACCTTTTAGCAGCGAATTGGCCGCTAAGTGGTTGTTCAAATTTGATTTCTGGGAAAAAAAAGTTTAATAAAGGTTTTGCTGTTAATTCGGTCACTCTTCCTGCTTCTCTTTTAAATTTAGTTTTGATGACGTCTGTTTCTCCATTTAAAATGGGTCTAATCATTTTATCTACTTGGTTAGGAACTAATTCCTGGAGGTCAGCATCTAGAAACAGTACAATGTCTCCCTTCGAGTTTTTGAAACCGGTTTTAATGGCAGCACCTTTCCCTCTATTTTTGGTATGACTCAGCACGGTTGCTCCTGCCTCTTTAGCAGTTTGTTCAGTGCTATCTACTGAACCATCATTTACCACAATGATTTCATCAATGTAATTAAGAGATTTAACGGTTTTGATAACGTTAGCCACTGTTTTTTCTTCATTGTAAGCGGGTATTATGACAGAAACGGTCATGGAGTTTTTTGAACTCATCGTTTTAACAGAAGAAATGATCATGACAATTAATAGGATAATCCAAGACACTTAAATTACACCTCATTTTTTACCTTACATGTTATACTATACTGACTTAATATAAGATTTTATAGAAAATGATGTTTCATTTAAAAATGGTCAATTTACAAAAGTATATAATCCGTTTTAAGAATAAATTATTATGTATAATGGTTTTCAGCCAGATTTAAATACTCGATTCGAATTATTCATGATACTAAAAAAGAGGTTAATAATGGAACCTAAGGTTATGATAATACTTGGCAGTTCATCTGATTTTAAAATTGCAGAAAAAGCCATAGCCATATTGGAAAAGTTAGGGATATATTATGATTTGCGCGTGGCTTCTGCTCACAGAACCCATGAAAAAGTAAAAAAGATTGTTTTCACTTCAACCAAAAATGGTGTTGATGTTTTCATTGGTATCGCAGGGTTATCAGCCCATCTTCCAGGTATTATAGCTGGAATGACTCATAAACCAGTGATTGGGGTGCCAGTAGAGGTAAAAGTTGCTGGACTAGACGCACTTTTTGCTTCTGTCCAAATGCCTTTAGGTGCTCCTGTTGCTACAGTAGGGATTGATCGAGGAGATAATGCAGCAATACTGGCTGCTCAAATTATAGGGATCCAAAATGCCAGTATAAGAAAAAGATTATCATTGTTTAGACACGATTTTTACTCAAAAATAGCCGAAGATGAAGAAACTCTTTTTCCAGATATTGAAGGTGAATATTATTCTCCAAACCAACAAGTATCAGGGGTAGGGGAAAAATTACCATATAATGAAACTGATAACTTGAATTTAACAGATGAAAGCCAAATCACCACTCATCCTGGTGAAATTTTTGAAAACTCTCGTTCACC
This region includes:
- a CDS encoding glycosyltransferase produces the protein MSWIILLIVMIISSVKTMSSKNSMTVSVIIPAYNEEKTVANVIKTVKSLNYIDEIIVVNDGSVDSTEQTAKEAGATVLSHTKNRGKGAAIKTGFKNSKGDIVLFLDADLQELVPNQVDKMIRPILNGETDVIKTKFKREAGRVTELTAKPLLNFFFPEIKFEQPLSGQFAAKRSFLKSIQLEDDYGVDVGIVLDADVMGVRVKEVDIGNISHTMSSLYELNIVATEVVRTIVDRANSYGRITMIDSLGKSIRMGVLGLSLTTLGFFFVFFIRIRPSYVALYLGFAIIIVGIIIAIYYVIKIIRASIKTILRPDSKSRNFKSFFYMHSPLIVSALIMFAVLFTMLGSVHVDEGKISIEPAARNVIFWKQPVENQTFDIRGPYTVDSAIENESSIIRMPEDALKTLGLNYGDNIIINQQGYLLNQTIPGEESIMRIPYNARNTLGLNVRDVISDSELRNFFKNLYAEKKLSLSTSNITITEGRIIKTTADDAKIIDIYLNDKKVGSTTGVLKEGAYRIYLDGYLYKTIYIDANQSQNTFFVTKGENVVKIQVKGNAKSNNQFPTSNHGILFYLNFP
- the purE gene encoding 5-(carboxyamino)imidazole ribonucleotide mutase yields the protein MEPKVMIILGSSSDFKIAEKAIAILEKLGIYYDLRVASAHRTHEKVKKIVFTSTKNGVDVFIGIAGLSAHLPGIIAGMTHKPVIGVPVEVKVAGLDALFASVQMPLGAPVATVGIDRGDNAAILAAQIIGIQNASIRKRLSLFRHDFYSKIAEDEETLFPDIEGEYYSPNQQVSGVGEKLPYNETDNLNLTDESQITTHPGEIFENSRSPQIAVISGSYSDIKVAKKTTMFLDKLRIRYDSAVISPVRSPDKFENFLKRNKNALLFIAISGLSAHVTGAVVAFTEKPVIGVPCSIKMGGFDALLSMVNMPPGVPVATLGIDSGGNAAILAAEILSIGDDLIKKELKRFKGNINCKR